From a single Vitis vinifera cultivar Pinot Noir 40024 chromosome 18, ASM3070453v1 genomic region:
- the LOC100263323 gene encoding UPF0496 protein At3g19330 isoform X2, with amino-acid sequence MLQCLSLKSSASTSTTTVPVENSREDTPRSISQTSPTVNLTREYTLAVQTNSYNEIWSKIHVRHQDDYTNTDPDQDTDGEREEDVQQLRLAHVLRPDRECVQDALRHARSNTLTRLVSDYFDHSENTSQLCLLLHRSVHHAHSLYSPLHDLLDILPLDSDSLTQSQCNQAFDVFLQFDSLDNPFPCPDSHNFRDMRRCFSQLKEQLDGHIRKSRSKIRLICRATAGSAFCFIGTAVGVAISAVAIATHTLVALIAPLSTVFLPPRLSKKELAHGAQLDAAARGTYVLCHDLGTIDSLVAWLHTAVEGDKRLIRLGLEGGRDKHTIQEVAKHLCKNHLYFLHQLKDLEEHICLCFTTVNRARSLLLREIDLHQSSNS; translated from the exons ATGCTGCAATGCTTGTCCCTCAAATCATCGGCGTCAACTTCAACAACCACAGTCCCTG TTGAGAATTCTAGAGAGGACACACCAAGATCGATCTCTCAAACTTCTCCCACCGTCAATCTAACCCGCGAATACACCCTCGCTGTCCAAACCAATTCCTACAACGAGATATGGTCCAAGATTCACGTCCGCCACCAGGATGACTACACAAACACAGACCCAGACCAAGACACAGACGGGGAGCGAGAAGAGGATGTCCAGCAGTTGCGGTTGGCCCATGTCCTTCGACCCGACCGAGAATGTGTCCAGGATGCCCTTCGGCATGCAAGGTCCAACACCCTCACCCGTCTTGTCTCTGACTACTTTGATCACAGCGAGAACACATCCCAACTCTGTCTCCTTCTCCACCGTAGCGTCCATCACGCCCACTCTCTCTATTCCCCTCTTCATGACCTCCTCGATATTCTTCCCCTTGATTCCGATTCACTTACCCAATCCCAGTGCAATCAGGCCTTTGATGTCTTCCTCCAATTCGATAGTCTTGACAATCCTTTCCCCTGTCCTGACTCCCATAATTTCCGTGACATGCGCCGCTGCTTCTCTCAACTTAAGGAACAACTTGACGGCCATATCCGAAAGTCCCGGTCTAAGATTCGCCTTATCTGCCGTGCAACCGCTGGATCCGCCTTCTGTTTCATTGGCACTGCCGTTGGGGTTGCCATATCTGCTGTCGCAATTGCTACTCATACACTCGTTGCCCTTATTGCCCCACTATCCACTGTATTCCTTCCTCCCAGGCTCTCTAAGAAAGAGCTTGCCCATGGGGCACAGCTTGATGCTGCAGCTAGGGGTACTTATGTTCTATGCCATGATCTGGGCACCATTGACAGCCTCGTGGCATGGTTGCACACTGCTGTTGAGGGTGACAAGCGTCTCATTCGCCTTGGATTGGAGGGTGGCAGGGACAAGCATACCATCCAAGAGGTGGCCAAGCATCTCTGCAAAAACCATCTCTATTTCCTCCACCAACTTAAGGATCTTGAGGAACATATATGCCTCTGCTTTACCACAGTCAACAGAGCCAGGTCTCTACTCCTAAGAGAGATCGATCTTCATCAAAGTTCTAATTCCTAA
- the LOC100263323 gene encoding UPF0496 protein At3g19330 isoform X1, producing MLQCLSLKSSASTSTTTVPAVENSREDTPRSISQTSPTVNLTREYTLAVQTNSYNEIWSKIHVRHQDDYTNTDPDQDTDGEREEDVQQLRLAHVLRPDRECVQDALRHARSNTLTRLVSDYFDHSENTSQLCLLLHRSVHHAHSLYSPLHDLLDILPLDSDSLTQSQCNQAFDVFLQFDSLDNPFPCPDSHNFRDMRRCFSQLKEQLDGHIRKSRSKIRLICRATAGSAFCFIGTAVGVAISAVAIATHTLVALIAPLSTVFLPPRLSKKELAHGAQLDAAARGTYVLCHDLGTIDSLVAWLHTAVEGDKRLIRLGLEGGRDKHTIQEVAKHLCKNHLYFLHQLKDLEEHICLCFTTVNRARSLLLREIDLHQSSNS from the exons ATGCTGCAATGCTTGTCCCTCAAATCATCGGCGTCAACTTCAACAACCACAGTCCCTG CAGTTGAGAATTCTAGAGAGGACACACCAAGATCGATCTCTCAAACTTCTCCCACCGTCAATCTAACCCGCGAATACACCCTCGCTGTCCAAACCAATTCCTACAACGAGATATGGTCCAAGATTCACGTCCGCCACCAGGATGACTACACAAACACAGACCCAGACCAAGACACAGACGGGGAGCGAGAAGAGGATGTCCAGCAGTTGCGGTTGGCCCATGTCCTTCGACCCGACCGAGAATGTGTCCAGGATGCCCTTCGGCATGCAAGGTCCAACACCCTCACCCGTCTTGTCTCTGACTACTTTGATCACAGCGAGAACACATCCCAACTCTGTCTCCTTCTCCACCGTAGCGTCCATCACGCCCACTCTCTCTATTCCCCTCTTCATGACCTCCTCGATATTCTTCCCCTTGATTCCGATTCACTTACCCAATCCCAGTGCAATCAGGCCTTTGATGTCTTCCTCCAATTCGATAGTCTTGACAATCCTTTCCCCTGTCCTGACTCCCATAATTTCCGTGACATGCGCCGCTGCTTCTCTCAACTTAAGGAACAACTTGACGGCCATATCCGAAAGTCCCGGTCTAAGATTCGCCTTATCTGCCGTGCAACCGCTGGATCCGCCTTCTGTTTCATTGGCACTGCCGTTGGGGTTGCCATATCTGCTGTCGCAATTGCTACTCATACACTCGTTGCCCTTATTGCCCCACTATCCACTGTATTCCTTCCTCCCAGGCTCTCTAAGAAAGAGCTTGCCCATGGGGCACAGCTTGATGCTGCAGCTAGGGGTACTTATGTTCTATGCCATGATCTGGGCACCATTGACAGCCTCGTGGCATGGTTGCACACTGCTGTTGAGGGTGACAAGCGTCTCATTCGCCTTGGATTGGAGGGTGGCAGGGACAAGCATACCATCCAAGAGGTGGCCAAGCATCTCTGCAAAAACCATCTCTATTTCCTCCACCAACTTAAGGATCTTGAGGAACATATATGCCTCTGCTTTACCACAGTCAACAGAGCCAGGTCTCTACTCCTAAGAGAGATCGATCTTCATCAAAGTTCTAATTCCTAA
- the LOC100265002 gene encoding UDP-rhamnose/UDP-galactose transporter 1, whose amino-acid sequence MESDKKSSVSDVGAWAMNVISSVGIIMANKQLMSASGYAFSFATTLTGFHFAVTALVGLVSNATGYSASKYVPLWELLWFSIVANMSITGMNLSLMLNSVGFYQISKLSMIPVVCVMEWILHNKHYSREVKISVVVVVIGVGVCTVTDVKVNAKGFICACVAVVSTSLQQISIGSLQKKYSIGSFELLSKTAPIQSISLLVLGPFIDYFLNGKFITNYKLSSGVIFFILLSCSLAVFCNVSQYLCIGRFSAVSFQVLGHMKTVCVLTLGWLLFDSELTFKNISGMIVAVVGMIIYSWAVEIEKQANAKTMSNVKNSLTEEEIRLLKDGIEKTPVKDIELGESKE is encoded by the exons ATGGAGAGCGACAAGAAATCCTCCGTTTCCGATGTGGGTGCCTGGGCCATGAATGTTATCAGCTCCGTCGGAATTATCATGGCTAACAAGCAGCTTATGTCCGCCAGTGGTTACGCATTCAGCTTCG CCACCACTTTAACTGGGTTTCATTTTGCGGTTACTGCACTGGTTGGTCTGGTGTCAAATGCTACTGGCTATTCTGCATCAAAGTATGTTCCTTTGTGGGAGCTTCTCTGGTTCTCAATTGTAGCCAATATGTCTATCACAGGGATGAACTTGAGCCTCATGCTAAACTCAGTTGGATTCTATCAA ATTTCAAAACTGAGCATGATTCCAGTGGTATGTGTGATGGAATGGATCCTTCATAACAAACACTACTCTAGGGAAGTGAAGATTTCTGTGGTGGTTGTGGTTATAGGAGTGGGTGTCTGCACTGTAACTGATGTGAAAGTTAATGCTAAAGGTTTCATATGTGCCTGTGTAGCAGTAGTGTCAACATCTTTGCAGCAAATT TCAATAGGTTCTTTGCAAAAGAAGTACTCAATTGGATCTTTCGAATTGCTGAGTAAAACTGCTCCGATTCAGTCCATCTCCCTCCTTGTGCTTGGTCCATTCATCGATTACTTCCTTAATGGCAAATTTATTACAAACTATAAGCTGTCTTCTGGTGTCATT TTTTTCATACTCCTTTCATGCTCCCTAGCAGTGTTCTGCAATGTGAGCCAGTACCTCTGCATAGGACGCTTCTCAGCAGTTTCCTTCCAGGTTTTAGGTCACATGAAAACAGTTTGTGTTCTTACACTGGGGTGGCTGCTCTTTGATTCAGAGCTGacttttaagaatatttcaGGAATGATTGTTGCAGTTGTTGGAATGATAATTTATAGCTGGGCTGTGGAGATTGAAAAGCAGGCAAATGCGAAGACAATG